The region CTTTTTCTTAAATAATGTattgattttcaaaaattaaattgaTTATGAGTGTGTCGAAATATGTCTTTTAAAGAGTGTGTGTTGCTAGTAgaaatttgatttcttttgttGACTGCACTACAATCTCAAATGCATGTGGTTTGATTAAAGATTAAGTGGGTCAAATTTTTAATATGTATTACATCTTATTTAAATAGATTAAATATGAATCGTTTCATCTTAACCAATGGTTTATATTGAGTGACTATCATGACCACATCTTCAAAGTGTTTGCAAATAATTCAAGTTTGTTTCTATTGTTTCTTAAAAATTATGACTTCATTTTCACATTCACTTTTTATCCatctattttctttttcaattatatTATCTATCAAAACTCTTCAAACTCTTACATTACTTGCTATCTCTTTTCTCTCTGCTAGTTTTACACTTTTAGGGGTATTtagatactccctccggtcctatttataagcatgaaagagaagaaaaatcttggtcctttttataagaaccaaatgaaagtttgagctatattaattaattttttccaatgacgcccttattaattctaacttgtaaaatgtgtctcattaattattctctctcttttccacttttcaacactaataacaaagggtaattttagaagttcattttaatttaagacaaatttaatgcattttatctagtttaactacatttcttaaactatgtaaattttttttttgtggcttataaataagaccggagggagtatatgagtagaataataaaaaataaatcatcACCGCAACTTCAACTAGTTTTCATGTAGAATAAGTTAGAACTCAAATTTTTATACTGTATCAGAGTTTATCTTAGATATATTAATTGAAGACCACCACCCGTATATGAGCCACTTGTATATGTTCGTTCATGCATATCATCTCATGCTCCAAATATTCAGCTCTAGGCACAAAAGGGTGTTATATATGAGAAGACAAATCTCACattttgagctagcttttggtaGAGTTACAAGCTCTATGAGTGAAGCTTTATTGGTTTCTTAAAGCAAATCAGGAATCAGGTGTGGGCTTCACTTTAAGTTAGGTGAGGACGTTCACATTGAATAGCAGTACCCTGGTTGGCTTTATCCATTAGTGCAGCCAAAGCAATATAAATAAATGCACATAGTATTGATTGAAGACTACTTCTGAATTTGAAAACTATAAACAgccaaaagagaaagagagaaagagggttTTGTAACTTTGAAGAATCGTTTGATTGATCATCAATGGCGTCAAGGAAGAGCTATCTTTCAAAGCCAAGTTACATTTTTGCAGAGACCCATTTCAACAACCAGAAATCTCCTCCTCAAGAGGGTGGTGTGTTGGAGTTGGATGAAGCTGATTTGTGGATTTCATGGAGCCAGAGCCCTGCAACAGAGGCCTTGAAGAAGGGGTCGCCGCGATCTGGGTTGAAGAGATCAGGGGCAAGGAAGGTTGTGGATGCTGGGAATACCGGAGGGAGACCAGGTCCGGGCTCATTGCCGGTGAGCATACCTGACTGGTCCAAGATCTTGAAGCAGGACTACAAGGAGCACAGAAAGTGGAAcagtgatgatgaagatgatgatgatgaagatggtgatgaaGAACATTTGCCTCCTCATGAGTATTTGGCAAGAACCAGAGGAGCTTCTCTTTCAGTTCATGAAGGGATTGGAAGGACCCTCAAAGGTAGGGATTTGCGCAGTGTTAGGAATGCCATTTGGAAGAAAGTGGGGTTTGAAGATTAATTagtgttaattaattaattgaggTTTCATCTAATCAGGGTATAGAGATAATAACAGTATGTGGATTGGATCCAGAATTTCTTATTTGGGGAAAATTTTGGGTGATTTAGGCGATGATTAAGTAGTAATTTGATGACTTCTAGCTAGAGGTATATCCTCTGAATATGTATATGCTATGTTGTTCTTGGACTTTTCTCTTTTTTGGCTT is a window of Lotus japonicus ecotype B-129 chromosome 5, LjGifu_v1.2 DNA encoding:
- the LOC130721176 gene encoding protein S40-4-like translates to MASRKSYLSKPSYIFAETHFNNQKSPPQEGGVLELDEADLWISWSQSPATEALKKGSPRSGLKRSGARKVVDAGNTGGRPGPGSLPVSIPDWSKILKQDYKEHRKWNSDDEDDDDEDGDEEHLPPHEYLARTRGASLSVHEGIGRTLKGRDLRSVRNAIWKKVGFED